A stretch of the Lytechinus variegatus isolate NC3 chromosome 5, Lvar_3.0, whole genome shotgun sequence genome encodes the following:
- the LOC121415512 gene encoding MAU2 chromatid cohesion factor homolog codes for MATTQHPKTDSWYIALLGLSESFRTASPPKIKHCIHCLQSILQFKPPPHIEARTHLQMGSLLFTHTKNMDLARTHLEKAWAMAQSIPNFDEVKFEAASLLASIHEQQTQLHPAKQILRKAISISQQAAFWRCRLLFQLAQIHAHEKDFVSACDLLRVGADYAVVVGSVYTQALFLLSQGVLLLVDKKYGEVDPVLTSCGTVIGSYQGTPTNKESLKVYFLVLQVCHYLMAGQVKSVKPALKQLQQAIQSITVLHTEEEEASNPADQFHWLPKEHMCILVYLVTVMHSMQAGYMDKAQKYTDKALLQISKLKILDSHPILSSFQLMLLEHIIMCRLVMGQKSLAVQEISQACQVCSQNPRLFNLHRAQLHTLLGLYSMSMNCMESAEAQFNTALRQLTTQTELWQFISLNLAIVYLRSGNRQQELLSLLERVNPETTHIHAHSLKAAGFYVKGLQAFFQARYSEAKRYLRETLKMANEEDLNRLTACSLVLLGHIFLSLGNNRESQNMVLPAMQLAGKIPDMHIQLWASALLRDLYHMSGDPVRQSEGYQMHSSFSQQLLSDHFQSSQQPEHNLIHWTDGPIPPHLLQSEGASTSIL; via the exons ATGGCGACCACTCAGCATCCGAAAACCGATTCTTGGTACATCGCTTTACTGGGTCTTAGTGAAAGCTTTAGGACAGCTAGCCCACCTAAAATCAAGCATTGCATTCACTGTTTACAGTCAATATTACAATTTAAGCCACCGCCTCATATCGAAGCCAGGACGCATCTACAGATGGGCAGCTTATTGTTCACGCATACGAAGAATATGGATTTAGCGCGGACTCATTTAGAGAAGGCG TGGGCCATGGCACAGAGT ATTCCAAACTTTGATGAAGTTAAGTTTGAAGCAGCCAGTCTCCTTGCTAGTATACATGAACAACAG ACACAGCTACACCCAGCAAAGCAGATCTTACGTAAAGCAATCAGCATCTCTCAGCAAGCTGCATTCTGGCGATGTAGATTACTCTTTCAATTAGCA CAAATTCATGCACATGAGAAGGACTTTGTATCAGCATGTGATTTGTTAAGAGTAGGAGCTGACTATGCTGTAGTTGTAGGTTCAGTCTATACACAAGCTCTCTTTCTCCTTAGTCAAGGAGTG TTATTATTAGTAGACAAGAAGTATGGCGAGGTAGATCCAGTGCTGACATCATGTGGTACAGTGATAGGATCCTACCAGGGTACGCCTACCAATAAGGAATCTCTCAAGGTCTATTTCTTGGTACTACAAGTCTGTCATTACCTCATGGCAGGACAA GTCAAAAGTGTGAAGCCAGCTCTCAAGCAACTACAACAAGCAATACAAAGTATCACTGTATTACATACGGAAGAAG AGGAAGCTAGTAATCCAGCCGATCAGTTTCACTGGTTACCAAAGGAACACATGTGTATCTTAGTCTATCTG GTCACCGTAATGCATTCAATGCAAGCAGGCTACATGGATAAGGCTCAGAAATATACAGACAAGGCCCTCTTACAGATCAGTAAACTCAAGATCCTTGACTCCCATCCGATCCTATCATCTTTTCAACTCATGCTGTTAGAACATATCATCATGTGTAGATTAGTCATGGGCCAGAAGTCACTTGCAGTACAAGAG ATTTCACAAGCATGTCAAGTCTGTTCCCAAAACCCTAGATTATTCAACCTACATAGAGCACAGCTGCATACGTTATTAGGTCTCTATTCAATGTCAATGAACTGTATGGAAAGTGCAGAGGCGCAATTCAATACAGCATTGCGG CAATTAACTACGCAAACAGAACTGTGGCAGTTTATCTCACTCAACCTGGCAATAGTCTACCTCCGGTCTGGTAACAGGCAACAAGAG TTATTATCACTATTAGAGAGAGTGAATCCAGAGACAACACACATACATGCACACAGTCTCAAAGCAGCAGGTTTCTATGTCAAGGGTCTTCAAGCTTTCTTCCAAGCAAGATATAGTGAAGCAAA GAGATACCTTAGAGAGACGCTGAAGATGGCAAATGAAGAAGATCTGAACAGACTGACAGCATGTTCCCTGGTACTCCTTGGCCACATATTCTTGTCATTAGGAAACAATAGG GAAAGTCAAAACATGGTGTTGCCAGCGATGCAGTTAGCAGGCAAGATTCCAGACATGCATATACAGCTCTGGGCATCAGCATTACTAAGAG atcTGTACCACATGTCAGGGGATCCAGTCAGGCAGAGTGAAGGGTATCAGATGCACAGTTCATTTTCACAGCAACTCCTCTCAGATCACTTCCAGTCCTCACAACAACCTGAACACAATCTCATACAT TGGACAGATGGCCCTATTCCACCTCACCTCCTGCAGTCAGAAGGTGCAAGTACCAGTATCTTGTAG